A window of Terriglobia bacterium contains these coding sequences:
- the pstS gene encoding phosphate ABC transporter substrate-binding protein PstS has translation MRKMLVCAVLFLTIFTAASWAQTNLNAAGATFPYPIYSKWFNEFAKSNGVQINYQSIGSGGGIQQLHSGTVDFGASDMPLNDQQLKDLGKSIIQFPTVLGSVVPAYNVPGVSGEIKFTPEALAGIYLGKITKWNDKALTSVNPGMKLPDQDIVVVHRSDGSGTTFVWTDYLCKVSPEWKSKVGSNTSVKWPVGLGGKGNEGVAGVISQQPGALGYVELIYALQNKIPFGPVKNASGTFVKASLDTTTKAAAGTKVPPDFRVSITNASGKDAYPVSSFTYLLVPTQWQDQGKKAAMVKFLTWMLDHGEPMVTALDYAPLPKQVAEMERAKIKEIR, from the coding sequence ATGCGAAAAATGCTGGTTTGCGCGGTCCTGTTCCTGACAATCTTTACGGCCGCGAGCTGGGCACAAACAAATCTGAACGCCGCGGGCGCGACCTTCCCGTATCCCATCTATTCCAAGTGGTTCAACGAGTTCGCTAAATCGAATGGCGTGCAGATCAACTACCAGTCCATCGGCAGCGGCGGCGGCATCCAACAGTTACACTCCGGCACGGTGGATTTTGGCGCCAGCGACATGCCGCTGAATGACCAACAGCTCAAGGACCTGGGCAAGTCGATCATTCAGTTTCCGACCGTGCTCGGCAGCGTGGTGCCGGCGTACAACGTGCCTGGGGTCTCAGGGGAGATCAAATTCACTCCCGAGGCGCTGGCCGGAATCTACCTGGGAAAGATCACCAAGTGGAATGACAAGGCGCTGACCAGTGTGAATCCGGGAATGAAACTGCCCGATCAGGACATCGTGGTGGTCCACCGCTCTGACGGCAGCGGAACGACGTTTGTTTGGACCGACTATCTCTGCAAGGTCAGCCCGGAGTGGAAATCGAAAGTTGGGTCCAACACCTCGGTGAAGTGGCCGGTGGGACTCGGGGGGAAGGGCAACGAAGGGGTGGCGGGAGTCATCTCGCAGCAGCCGGGCGCACTCGGGTACGTGGAACTGATTTACGCGCTCCAGAACAAGATTCCGTTTGGTCCGGTCAAGAATGCATCGGGGACTTTCGTGAAAGCCAGCCTGGATACGACCACGAAGGCAGCCGCGGGCACGAAAGTACCCCCGGATTTCCGCGTATCCATCACCAATGCTTCCGGCAAGGACGCGTATCCAGTATCCAGCTTTACGTATCTGCTGGTGCCGACGCAGTGGCAGGACCAAGGCAAGAAAGCTGCCATGGTGAAGTTCCTCACCTGGATGCTCGATCACGGTGAGCCGATGGTGACCGCGCTCGATTACGCCCCCCTGCCCAAGCAGGTGGCGGAAATGGAACGGGCAAAGATCAAGGAGATCCGCTAG
- the pstB gene encoding phosphate ABC transporter ATP-binding protein PstB — MGVGIEVRGLRAWFGAAEALHGISMEMRPNTVTAIIGPSGCGKSTFVRCLNRMHETIPGARVEGEVRIGSTDVYGNGTPAVEVRRRVGMVFQKPNPFPTMTIYDNVAAGLKLNGFRNRRALDETVERSLRLAALWDEVKDALKKQSGASLSGGQQQRLCIARALAVQPEVLLMDEPASALDPISTAKIEDLIYQLKERFTVVIVTHNMQQAARVAEWTGFFLLGDLIEFDKTQKIFTTPGDKRTEDYITGRFG; from the coding sequence TTGGGGGTCGGAATCGAGGTTCGCGGGCTGCGCGCGTGGTTCGGCGCTGCCGAGGCCCTGCATGGCATCAGCATGGAGATGCGGCCCAACACCGTGACGGCCATTATTGGCCCGTCCGGCTGCGGAAAGTCCACTTTCGTGCGTTGTCTGAACCGCATGCATGAGACCATTCCAGGGGCGCGGGTGGAAGGAGAGGTAAGAATCGGCAGCACCGACGTGTACGGGAACGGTACCCCGGCGGTGGAAGTGCGCCGGCGCGTGGGAATGGTGTTTCAAAAGCCGAATCCTTTTCCGACCATGACGATCTATGACAACGTGGCGGCGGGATTGAAGCTCAACGGGTTCCGGAATCGCCGCGCACTGGATGAAACCGTGGAGCGGTCGCTGCGCTTGGCCGCGCTGTGGGACGAAGTCAAGGACGCACTCAAGAAACAATCGGGAGCAAGCCTTTCCGGCGGACAGCAGCAGCGGCTGTGCATTGCGCGCGCCTTGGCGGTGCAGCCGGAAGTGCTGTTGATGGATGAGCCGGCCTCGGCGCTGGATCCGATCTCCACGGCCAAGATCGAGGACCTGATCTATCAACTGAAGGAACGCTTCACCGTGGTGATCGTCACCCACAACATGCAGCAGGCGGCGCGCGTGGCGGAATGGACAGGTTTTTTCCTCCTGGGCGACTTGATTGAGTTCGACAAGACGCAGAAGATCTTCACCACGCCCGGTGACAAGCGCACCGAGGACTACATCACGGGCAGGTTCGGATGA
- the pstA gene encoding phosphate ABC transporter permease PstA, giving the protein MAEELQSGMAVRLSLRRRLVDRAVMAATGMAALLVLVPLFLILGFLGAKGIGALNWAFLTHTPAPVGELGGGMANAIVGTFMILGIASLIGVPWGIAGGIYLSEYGRNAFGNVIRFTADVLNGVPSIVTGIAVYGLVVVTQKHFSALAGGIALGIMMIPIIVRATEEMLLMVPQTIREAALGLGIPQWRTTLSVTLRTATSGVITGIMLAFARVAGETAPLLFTAFGNQFWNLKLNQPTAALSLQVYTYAISPYDDWHRMAWAGALVLIVMIIGTISVVRIIASRGLLKGAS; this is encoded by the coding sequence ATGGCTGAGGAGCTGCAATCCGGGATGGCGGTCCGGTTGAGCTTGCGCCGGCGGCTTGTGGATCGCGCCGTGATGGCCGCCACCGGCATGGCCGCCTTGCTGGTGCTGGTGCCGCTGTTCCTGATTCTCGGATTCCTGGGTGCCAAGGGAATCGGTGCGTTGAACTGGGCGTTTCTGACCCACACGCCGGCGCCGGTAGGGGAACTGGGCGGCGGAATGGCGAATGCCATCGTGGGCACGTTTATGATCCTCGGCATCGCCAGCCTGATCGGAGTGCCGTGGGGGATCGCCGGGGGAATTTACCTCTCCGAATACGGCCGCAATGCGTTCGGCAACGTCATCCGCTTCACCGCCGACGTACTCAACGGCGTGCCCTCGATTGTTACCGGGATTGCGGTCTATGGGCTGGTGGTGGTCACACAAAAGCATTTTTCCGCGCTGGCCGGCGGCATCGCCCTGGGCATCATGATGATCCCGATCATCGTGCGGGCGACGGAGGAGATGCTGCTCATGGTGCCGCAGACGATCCGCGAGGCGGCGCTCGGCCTGGGCATTCCGCAGTGGCGGACCACCTTGTCCGTAACCTTGCGCACCGCGACCTCGGGAGTGATTACCGGTATTATGCTGGCCTTTGCGCGGGTGGCCGGTGAAACGGCGCCGCTGCTGTTCACCGCATTTGGAAACCAGTTTTGGAATCTCAAACTCAACCAGCCGACCGCCGCCTTGTCCCTGCAGGTCTACACCTACGCGATCTCGCCGTACGACGACTGGCACCGGATGGCGTGGGCGGGGGCGCTGGTGTTGATCGTGATGATCATCGGGACGATTTCGGTGGTGCGCATTATCGCCAGCCGCGGCCTGTTGAAGGGAGCATCCTAA
- the pstC gene encoding phosphate ABC transporter permease subunit PstC, which yields MHLADPQPKRPDFEVVVQAGKPLQPSPNFRTSIVPDKIFKYLTVAAALSVVAVVLLIVFELVWHSRLAISKFGFGFFAGSNWDPVSGEFGAFPFIYGTLVSSLIALIIAVPLGIGVAIFINEMCPRRLRALLSFTVELLAAIPSVIYGLWGIFVLVPYLRVHIDPPLKEYLGWTGLFTGPIYGIGMLAAGVILSIMVVPFISSITREVMLTVPQNQREGVLALGATQWEMIRIGILRNARVGIIGGIILGLGRALGETMAVTMVIGNRPEIAKSLFAPGYTMASMIANEFTEATGRLYLSAIIEIGLALFLLTLVVNALARLLVWMTTRGSPSRVYG from the coding sequence TTGCACTTGGCTGACCCACAGCCGAAACGGCCTGACTTTGAGGTAGTAGTACAGGCGGGGAAGCCGCTACAGCCGTCGCCCAACTTCCGCACCAGCATTGTCCCCGACAAGATTTTCAAGTACTTGACGGTGGCAGCAGCGCTGTCGGTGGTCGCAGTAGTGCTGCTCATCGTTTTCGAACTGGTCTGGCACTCCCGGCTAGCGATCTCGAAGTTCGGATTCGGTTTCTTCGCGGGCAGCAACTGGGACCCGGTGAGCGGCGAGTTTGGAGCGTTTCCGTTCATCTATGGCACCTTGGTTTCCTCGCTGATTGCGTTGATCATCGCCGTGCCGCTGGGAATCGGGGTGGCGATCTTTATCAATGAAATGTGCCCGCGCCGGCTGCGCGCGCTTTTGTCGTTCACCGTGGAGCTGCTGGCCGCGATTCCGAGCGTGATCTACGGTCTGTGGGGAATTTTCGTTCTGGTGCCTTACCTGCGCGTACACATTGACCCGCCCCTTAAGGAGTACCTCGGGTGGACGGGCCTGTTCACCGGCCCGATCTACGGAATTGGAATGCTGGCGGCGGGAGTGATCCTTTCCATCATGGTGGTGCCGTTCATTTCCTCCATTACGCGCGAGGTAATGCTGACGGTGCCACAGAACCAGCGGGAAGGCGTGCTGGCGCTGGGCGCGACGCAGTGGGAGATGATTCGCATCGGCATCCTGCGCAACGCGCGGGTGGGGATCATCGGCGGAATCATTCTCGGACTCGGGCGGGCATTGGGCGAGACCATGGCGGTGACAATGGTCATCGGGAACCGCCCGGAAATCGCGAAATCGCTGTTTGCGCCCGGCTACACCATGGCCAGTATGATCGCCAACGAATTCACCGAGGCCACTGGCCGTCTTTATCTCAGCGCGATTATTGAGATCGGGCTGGCGCTGTTTCTGCTGACGCTGGTGGTAAACGCCTTGGCCCGGCTACTGGTGTGGATGACGACGCGGGGCTCGCCTTCGAGGGTGTATGGCTGA
- a CDS encoding VOC family protein has product MQKIAPFLWFDGKAEEAANVYTSIFKNSKIASISRCGEAGPGPKGTVLSVTFELDGQDFMALNGGPQFTFTPAISFFVNCATQQEVDELWEKLSAGGEKSRCGWLKDKYGVSWQIIPTALGKLMNDPDPKKANRVIRAMLAMDKIDIQHLQQAYRQP; this is encoded by the coding sequence ATGCAAAAAATCGCCCCATTCTTGTGGTTCGATGGCAAAGCTGAGGAAGCTGCGAATGTCTACACTTCTATTTTCAAGAACTCGAAAATTGCCAGCATCAGCCGTTGTGGAGAAGCAGGGCCGGGACCGAAGGGAACGGTATTGTCGGTGACCTTCGAGCTCGATGGGCAAGATTTCATGGCCTTAAACGGCGGCCCACAATTCACTTTCACGCCGGCCATATCGTTCTTCGTGAACTGCGCGACGCAGCAAGAAGTGGATGAGCTGTGGGAGAAGCTTTCTGCCGGCGGAGAAAAAAGCAGATGCGGCTGGCTGAAAGACAAGTATGGCGTCTCCTGGCAAATCATCCCTACCGCTTTGGGCAAGCTGATGAATGACCCTGATCCGAAAAAAGCGAATCGAGTTATCAGGGCAATGCTTGCGATGGACAAAATTGACATCCAACACTTACAGCAGGCGTATCGGCAGCCATGA
- a CDS encoding 2-dehydropantoate 2-reductase translates to MKFLIAGAGAVGAYMGAKMARAGLDVTLFARGRQLQAIQERGVRVQSVDGDFEARPNLTANLDQVGPVDVLFLTVKAHSLAQLVPQLKSVMGPDTTVVSTQNGIPWWYFQGTGGELKGIRLETIDPGGAVSAAIPAQQVVGSIIYFATHVIEPGVIRHTEGSRVSLGEPDGTRSDRCRKIAAALVASGLRCPVTTHIRREIWVKILGNVVFNPISALTGATLVQMAFHPEVAPIVREIMRETEALGAKLGFELPITIEQRIAGAARVGEHKTSMLQDLEAGRPLELEAIVAAVVELGERLKVPMPHTRTIYACTKLLAEVRTGCVSKMPENEMTAEQTKTVTTADIASVARELLSAHQTGQMVAVPPCARGFDLDACYAVEWEIKRLREQAGHKAAGRKVGFANKAMWRILKLETLVWAHMYDDTVHYANANSAEIALPKARSLKIEPEIMFGLKRPITEGLDAAAALDACEWIAFGFEIIDCPYPDWKFQPGDFVASLGLHSALIVGERKSVTPELIPTLMEQLPKFKARMSKNGGFVEEGSGKNSLRSPALCLAELAAAILNRGQPPLGAGEIVSSGTLTAGHLMATGDTWTAELEGLRLPNLTLRLIP, encoded by the coding sequence ATGAAGTTCCTGATTGCCGGCGCCGGCGCGGTCGGAGCTTACATGGGCGCCAAGATGGCCCGCGCCGGGCTGGACGTCACGCTCTTCGCACGCGGACGGCAACTGCAGGCGATCCAGGAGCGCGGCGTGCGCGTGCAAAGCGTGGACGGCGATTTCGAAGCGCGCCCCAACCTTACCGCTAATCTCGACCAGGTTGGTCCCGTCGATGTCCTGTTTCTGACCGTGAAAGCGCACAGCCTGGCGCAGCTTGTGCCGCAACTGAAGAGCGTCATGGGGCCGGACACCACCGTGGTCAGCACGCAAAACGGAATTCCGTGGTGGTATTTCCAGGGTACCGGCGGCGAGTTGAAAGGGATCCGGCTGGAAACGATCGATCCCGGCGGCGCGGTTTCTGCCGCCATTCCCGCCCAGCAGGTAGTCGGCTCGATCATCTATTTCGCGACGCATGTCATCGAGCCCGGCGTCATTCGCCACACGGAAGGCAGCCGCGTCTCGCTCGGCGAGCCCGACGGCACCCGCTCCGACCGTTGCCGGAAGATTGCCGCAGCGCTGGTCGCCTCCGGGCTGCGCTGCCCCGTCACCACTCACATCCGCCGGGAAATCTGGGTCAAGATTCTCGGCAATGTCGTCTTCAATCCCATCAGCGCCCTCACTGGCGCCACCCTGGTGCAGATGGCGTTTCATCCCGAGGTTGCACCAATCGTCCGCGAGATCATGCGCGAGACCGAAGCCCTGGGCGCCAAGCTCGGCTTCGAATTGCCGATCACCATCGAACAGCGAATCGCCGGCGCCGCCAGGGTCGGCGAACACAAAACCTCCATGCTGCAGGACCTCGAAGCCGGACGTCCGCTTGAGCTGGAGGCCATTGTGGCCGCGGTCGTCGAACTGGGAGAGCGCCTGAAAGTGCCGATGCCGCACACCCGCACCATCTACGCCTGCACCAAGCTGCTGGCTGAAGTCCGCACCGGCTGCGTCTCCAAGATGCCCGAGAACGAGATGACCGCTGAGCAAACCAAGACAGTGACGACCGCTGATATCGCTTCCGTTGCGCGCGAACTCCTCTCCGCCCACCAAACCGGCCAGATGGTCGCGGTTCCACCCTGTGCACGAGGGTTCGATCTTGACGCCTGCTACGCCGTCGAATGGGAGATCAAGCGGCTGCGCGAACAGGCTGGGCACAAGGCCGCCGGACGCAAGGTGGGGTTCGCGAATAAGGCCATGTGGCGCATCCTCAAGCTGGAGACGCTGGTCTGGGCGCATATGTACGACGACACCGTGCACTACGCCAACGCCAATTCCGCCGAGATCGCGCTACCCAAGGCGCGCTCGCTGAAGATCGAACCGGAAATCATGTTCGGCCTGAAACGGCCGATCACGGAAGGTTTGGATGCCGCCGCCGCGCTCGATGCCTGTGAGTGGATCGCCTTTGGCTTCGAGATCATTGACTGCCCCTACCCCGACTGGAAGTTTCAGCCGGGGGATTTCGTTGCTTCACTCGGCTTGCACTCCGCTCTGATTGTCGGCGAGCGTAAGTCGGTTACACCCGAACTGATTCCCACGCTCATGGAACAACTTCCCAAGTTCAAGGCGCGCATGTCGAAGAACGGTGGATTCGTGGAAGAAGGCTCGGGCAAGAATTCGTTGCGCAGCCCGGCGCTCTGCCTGGCCGAACTCGCCGCAGCTATCCTGAACCGTGGCCAGCCGCCACTCGGCGCGGGGGAAATCGTTAGTTCGGGCACGCTCACCGCCGGTCACCTCATGGCGACAGGCGACACGTGGACCGCCGAACTCGAGGGTCTTCGCCTCCCCAACCTCACCCTGCGTCTCATTCCCTAG
- a CDS encoding aldo/keto reductase produces the protein MKYAHLGKTGLIVSRLSFGVMTFGKATADDPMASVWKTGQEQASALIECALDAGINFFDTADMYAGGQSEEMLGRALGQRRKDVIISTKIGFRSGDAVTRAGASCGYILSAAEACLRRLGTDYLDLLSIHKPDPFTPEEETARALDNLVQRGLVRYVGYSNLSAWQAAKFRGIQEKYGWAPFVAAQMYYSLVGRDIEHEVVPFCHDAGIGIVVWSPLASGFLSGRYTRQDPTGGGGRIAQSNFLPVDVERGYALIERMKKIAAGHRATVAQVALAWMLAKPFVSTILLGASKTAQLEDNLGALNVTLDATELAELDTMTAPAPLYPGWFQAATRDEVSTKALAGETPVPQKAA, from the coding sequence ATGAAGTATGCACATCTGGGCAAGACAGGATTGATTGTGTCAAGGCTCTCATTCGGCGTCATGACGTTTGGCAAGGCCACGGCGGACGATCCGATGGCCTCGGTTTGGAAGACCGGCCAGGAGCAGGCCAGCGCGCTGATCGAGTGCGCGCTCGACGCCGGCATCAATTTCTTCGACACGGCCGACATGTATGCCGGCGGTCAGTCGGAGGAGATGCTGGGACGCGCGCTCGGCCAGCGCCGCAAGGACGTCATCATCTCGACCAAGATCGGCTTCCGTTCGGGCGATGCCGTGACGCGTGCGGGCGCATCCTGCGGGTACATCCTGTCGGCGGCCGAGGCCTGCCTGCGACGGTTGGGCACCGACTACCTCGATCTGCTTTCCATTCATAAGCCCGACCCATTCACACCGGAAGAAGAGACGGCGCGCGCGCTCGACAACCTGGTGCAGCGCGGCCTGGTCCGCTACGTCGGGTACTCCAACCTGTCGGCGTGGCAGGCGGCGAAATTCCGCGGGATCCAGGAGAAGTACGGCTGGGCGCCGTTCGTCGCGGCGCAAATGTACTACTCACTGGTGGGGCGCGATATCGAACACGAGGTCGTACCCTTCTGCCACGACGCGGGCATCGGGATCGTAGTGTGGAGTCCGCTGGCGAGCGGGTTCCTGAGCGGACGGTATACGCGCCAGGATCCGACCGGCGGCGGCGGGCGTATCGCTCAGTCCAACTTCCTGCCTGTCGACGTGGAGCGTGGTTACGCCTTGATCGAGCGCATGAAGAAGATCGCCGCAGGACATCGTGCTACCGTCGCGCAGGTCGCGCTGGCCTGGATGCTGGCAAAGCCGTTCGTGAGCACGATCTTGTTGGGGGCGAGCAAGACGGCGCAACTGGAGGACAATCTCGGGGCACTGAACGTAACCTTAGACGCGACCGAATTAGCGGAACTGGACACGATGACGGCACCGGCGCCGCTCTATCCGGGGTGGTTCCAGGCGGCCACGCGGGACGAGGTCTCTACCAAGGCCCTCGCCGGAGAGACACCGGTGCCACAAAAGGCGGCATAG
- the phoU gene encoding phosphate signaling complex protein PhoU → MTRTRFHEGLDELKDRLLRMAGMAEQSITRAVKAYRERDRSQCKLVFDSEAGINVAEREIDELAIDLLAMQQPMAVDLRFILAVIKINADLERVGDQAVNIVERVEQLLKVPAVDLPIDIPLMAATAGLMIRQALEAFVLGDAQLAEQVLTMDDTVDRMNYEIAETMIDLIKKSPQVTEQAMDAIIIARNLERVGDHATNIAEDVIFWVRGADVRHHLGRS, encoded by the coding sequence ATGACGCGCACTCGCTTCCATGAAGGCCTGGACGAACTGAAAGACCGGCTGCTGCGGATGGCGGGCATGGCCGAGCAGTCGATCACCCGCGCGGTGAAGGCGTACCGCGAACGCGACCGGTCTCAGTGCAAGCTGGTATTCGACAGCGAGGCGGGTATCAACGTCGCCGAGCGCGAGATTGACGAACTGGCGATCGACCTGCTCGCCATGCAGCAGCCGATGGCGGTGGATTTGCGCTTCATTCTGGCCGTGATCAAGATCAACGCCGACCTGGAGCGCGTCGGCGACCAGGCGGTGAACATCGTGGAACGGGTAGAGCAACTGCTCAAGGTGCCTGCCGTGGACTTGCCGATTGACATCCCGCTGATGGCGGCGACCGCCGGCCTCATGATTCGCCAGGCATTGGAGGCGTTCGTTCTGGGCGACGCGCAGCTAGCGGAGCAGGTGCTCACCATGGACGACACCGTGGACCGGATGAATTATGAGATCGCCGAGACCATGATCGACCTCATTAAGAAATCTCCGCAAGTTACTGAACAGGCGATGGATGCGATTATCATAGCGCGCAATCTGGAGCGCGTCGGCGACCACGCCACCAACATTGCCGAGGACGTCATCTTCTGGGTCCGAGGCGCCGACGTGCGCCATCACCTGGGCCGCTCCTAA
- a CDS encoding acyl--CoA ligase, producing MRSVATVLDAIHVAPAERTAIIIPESGARVTYGSLREQVLTMADTLAAAGIRRGGRVAIALSNGLPAIVSFLAASVAGTAAPMNPTYKYQEFAFYLEDTSARVLICSPKDGEAGPAAADLGIPILPVVLDEKGTVHLQGISPKPWTVAPTADDIALVLHTSGSTGRPKRVPLQHRNLAQSTKSIVQTYALTPDDVSLCFMPLFHVHGIVASTLATLLSGGTVVAPTGVNPLMFWRLVRQYRVTWYTAVPTIHHVVAGRARSNERPSDGGSLRFVRSASAPLAPEMMRKMEEVFGVPVLEAYGMTEAAHQMASNPLPPAPRKAGSVGLPTGLQISIMDALGNHRPQGERAEVVIKGPNVFSGYENNPAENKLAFSNGWFRTGDEGWLDPDGYLHISGRIKELINRAGEKVAPRHVDEVLAEHPAVAEAVAFGMPHPSLGEEVAAAVVLRQGYTEADLLKFCRERLAHFECPKKIFIVESIPRTATGKIQRRIVAQTLCGNKEHVA from the coding sequence ATGCGGTCGGTAGCCACAGTTTTGGACGCCATCCACGTAGCGCCCGCAGAACGGACCGCCATCATCATTCCGGAGAGCGGGGCGCGGGTCACCTACGGATCGCTGCGCGAGCAGGTCCTGACCATGGCCGACACCCTGGCGGCGGCGGGAATTCGCCGCGGCGGCCGCGTGGCCATTGCCTTGTCCAACGGGTTGCCGGCCATTGTGAGTTTCCTGGCGGCCTCCGTCGCCGGCACCGCCGCGCCCATGAATCCGACTTACAAGTATCAGGAATTTGCTTTTTACCTGGAGGACACCTCCGCGCGCGTGTTGATCTGCAGCCCGAAAGATGGCGAAGCGGGTCCGGCGGCCGCCGATCTCGGCATCCCGATCCTGCCGGTGGTGCTCGATGAGAAGGGCACAGTCCACCTGCAGGGCATTTCACCCAAGCCCTGGACAGTCGCGCCCACCGCCGACGACATCGCGCTGGTGCTGCACACCAGCGGAAGCACGGGCCGTCCCAAGCGCGTGCCGTTGCAGCATCGTAACCTGGCGCAGTCGACGAAAAGTATCGTCCAAACCTACGCGCTCACGCCCGACGACGTTTCCCTCTGCTTCATGCCGCTGTTTCACGTGCATGGCATTGTCGCCTCGACGCTGGCGACGCTGCTCTCCGGTGGCACCGTAGTCGCGCCCACCGGCGTAAATCCGTTGATGTTCTGGCGCCTGGTGCGGCAGTACCGCGTCACCTGGTACACCGCCGTGCCCACCATCCATCACGTGGTCGCAGGCCGGGCGCGCAGCAACGAGCGCCCCAGCGACGGCGGTTCGCTGCGCTTCGTGCGCTCCGCCAGCGCGCCGCTGGCGCCCGAGATGATGCGCAAGATGGAAGAAGTGTTTGGCGTGCCGGTCCTGGAAGCCTATGGCATGACCGAGGCCGCCCACCAGATGGCCTCCAACCCTCTGCCTCCCGCGCCGCGCAAAGCCGGCTCCGTGGGATTGCCCACTGGACTGCAGATCAGCATCATGGATGCGCTGGGCAATCATCGCCCCCAAGGCGAACGCGCCGAGGTGGTCATCAAGGGTCCCAACGTGTTCAGCGGGTACGAGAACAATCCGGCGGAGAACAAGCTGGCGTTCAGCAACGGCTGGTTCCGCACCGGCGACGAGGGCTGGCTCGATCCCGACGGCTACCTGCATATCTCCGGGCGGATCAAGGAGCTCATCAACCGCGCCGGCGAAAAGGTCGCGCCACGACATGTTGACGAGGTGCTGGCCGAACATCCCGCCGTGGCCGAGGCGGTCGCCTTCGGCATGCCCCACCCCTCGCTGGGCGAAGAGGTCGCCGCTGCCGTGGTCTTGCGCCAAGGCTACACCGAAGCCGACCTGCTGAAGTTCTGCCGCGAGCGCCTGGCGCACTTCGAGTGTCCCAAGAAGATTTTCATCGTGGAGAGCATTCCGCGCACTGCGACCGGCAAGATCCAGCGCCGGATCGTCGCGCAGACGTTGTGCGGCAACAAGGAGCACGTGGCATGA